One genomic window of Anguilla anguilla isolate fAngAng1 chromosome 13, fAngAng1.pri, whole genome shotgun sequence includes the following:
- the LOC118211343 gene encoding uncharacterized protein LOC118211343, whose protein sequence is MRLKLQDMGRELGMSPSSSEAPPMSAQETQRAALADLESAALEKAAAAERYSRWYFDARLVARRALRELAEALARPLACTPHTLSAVVGDTVTGLLGAVMEPANHRASSRAFSEVAVGVAICVHKDLRAAGWAEERAFGAQCWRWARPSMMGMLHKALLEQTGSPGALQAALRGNSAAVTSAIATAIAKALLTAADTALNAGPATPEEEGQTPAASDPVDTAMQTETPATSLVKTDAHKTTLEEIDSQKTPLEEMDSQKSSLEDSQKTSLEEKTSREEVDSQKTSQEEVDSQKTSREEVDSQKISCEEMDSEKISCEEIDSQKTPLEEKTSREEVDSQKTSREEMDSQKISCEEMDSQKISYSTGGKDITGGKDISGGSGLPKDISGGSGIPKDIL, encoded by the exons ATGAGGCTAAAGCTGCAGGACATGGGCAGAGAACTGGGAATGAGTCCCAGCAGCTCAGAAGCACCTCCGATGAGCGCCCAAGAAACCCAGCGTGCCGCTCTCGCTGACCt ggAGTCTGCAGCTCTGGAGAAagcagcagctgcagagagGTACTCCAGGTGGTATTTTGATGCCCGCTTGGTCGCGCGTCGGGCATTGCGAGAGCTGGCAGAGGCTCTGGCACGCCCGCTCGcctgcaccccccacacccTGTCAGCGGTGGTGGGGGACACCGTCACCGGCCTGCTCGGCGCCGTCATggagccagccaatcacagagcgtCGAGCAGGGCCTTCAGCGAGGtggcggtgggcgtggccattTGTGTGCACAAAGACCTGCGCGCAGCAGGATGGGCGGAGGAGCGAGCTTTCGGGGCGCAGTGCTGGAGGTGGGCCAGGCCCAGCATGATGGGGATGCTCCACAAGGCCCTGCTGGAGCAGACCGGCTCACCTGGGGCCCTGCAGGCCGCCCTGAGAGGGAACAGCGCCGCGGTCACCTCCGCCATCGCCACCGCCATCGCCAAGGCCCTTCTCACGGCTGCTGATACAGCCCTGAACGCCGGCCCTGCCACGCCCGAGGAAGAGGGGCAGACTCCTGCAGCATCAGATCCTGTGGACACTGCAATGCAAACTGAGACACCAGCAACATCTCTGGTGAAGACAGATGCACACAAGACTACACTGGAGGAAATTGACTCCCAAAAGACTCCACTGGAGGAAATGGACTCCCAAAAATCATCCCTGGAGGACTCACAAAAAACATCCTTGGAGGAAAAGACATCTCGGGAGGAAGTGGACTCCCAAAAGACATCTCAGGAGGAAGTGGACTCCCAAAAGACATCTCGGGAGGAAGTGGACTCCCAAAAAATATCCTGTGAGGAAATGGACTCCGAGAAGATATCCTGTGAGGAAATTGACTCCCAAAAAACTCCACTGGAGGAAAAGACATCTCGGGAGGAAGTGGACTCCCAAAAGACATCTCGGGAGGAAATGGACTCCCAAAAAATATCCTGTGAGGAAATGGACTCCCAGAAGATATCCT ACTCCACTGGAGGAAAAGACATCACAGGAGGAAAAGACATCTCGGGAGGAAGTGGACTCCCAAAAGACATCTCGGGAGGTAGTGGAATCCCAAAAGACATCCTGTGA
- the tsfm gene encoding elongation factor Ts, mitochondrial: MALYSVLRSIRTDLNKVCFSQRVQSVHTTCPLLAAEKALLVKLRKSTGYTFINCKKALEKFDNDIKQAESWLHEQAQKEGWSKATRLEGRRAREGLIGQLVGDGAAVMVEVNCETDFVARNERFQELVRDVAFAAMAHHRRKTEGQSGYAKHSLSAEDLSTLSVCEGARLTDLVALTIGRLGENISLKRALTLGVPADWHIGSYVHGPAAAGGALGMAMGRYGALVVFRGGRGDAGALGRQLAQHVVGEAPVSLGNADDLPCGEAETRLLPQSFLADPTRTVAQLLAEEGARVLDFARFQCGEGNGPEEQ, encoded by the exons ATGGCTTTATACTCTGTACTCAGGTCGATAAGAACAGATCTTAACAAG GTCTGTTTCTCCCAACGCGTCCAGTCGGTCCATACAACCTGTCCGCTTCTTGCTGCAGAGAAAGCACTTCTTGTGAAACTGCGGAAGAGCACCGGCTACACCTTCATCAACTGCAAGAAAGCGCTGGAAAAGTTTGATAATGACATCAAGCAG gcAGAGAGTTGGTTGCACGAGCAGGCCCAGAAGGAGGGCTGGAGTAAAGCGACCCGATTGGAGGGTCGACGGGCCAGAGAGGGCCTGATTGGTCAGCTGGTGGGCGATGGGGCAGCAGTAATGGTGGAG GTGAACTGCGAGACTGACTTCGTGGCGCGCAATGAGAGGTTCCAGGAGCTGGTGAGGGATGTGGCGTTCGCCGCCATGGCTCACCACCGCCGAAAGACCGAGGGCCAATCAGGATACGCAAAG CACTCCCTGTCTGCAGAAGACCTCTCCACACTGAGCGTGTGCGAGGGAGCTCGTCTCACGGACCTGGTCGCGCTGACGATAG gtcggCTGGGTGAGAACATCAGCCTGAAGAGGGCGCTGACGCTGGGGGTCCCGGCCGACTGGCACATCGGCTCCTACGTCCacgggccggcggcggcggggggggcgctgggCATGGCCATGGGGCGGTACGGCGCCCTGGTGGTGttccggggggggcggggcgacgCGGGGGCCCTGGGCCGGCAGCTGGCCCAGCACGTGGTGGGCGAGGCGCCCGTCTCCCTGGGCAACGCCGACGACCTGCCGTGCGGGGAGGCGGAGACGCGGCTGCTGCCGCAGAGCTTCCTGGCCGACCCCACGCGCACCGTCGCCCAGCTCCTGGCCGAGGAGGGGGCCCGCGTCCTGGACTTCGCCCGCTTCCAGTGCGGGGAGGGGAACGGCCCCGAAGAGCAGTGA